The following are from one region of the Nicotiana tabacum cultivar K326 chromosome 3, ASM71507v2, whole genome shotgun sequence genome:
- the LOC142176761 gene encoding uncharacterized protein LOC142176761, with product MAIKSQILADFMDDFSPSLVPEVEKELLLKTGTSSEVWTLFTDGALNVRGSEIGIVQKPPTDGIIRQSIKTTRFTNNEAEYEAMIAGLELAKGLRAKVVEARCDSHLVVNQVNGSFKVQEDRMQRYLDKIQVTLQRFKEWTLIHILQE from the coding sequence atggctatcaagtcccaaattctggCAGACTTCATGGACGACTTCTCGCCTtccctcgtgcccgaggtagaaAAAGAACTTTTACTAAAAACAGGCACATCTTCCGAGGTGTGGACCCTGTTCACTGACGGTGCCTTGAACGTAAGAGGATCCGAGATCGGTATAGTTCAGAAGCCGCCTACGGACGGCATAATAaggcaatctataaaaactaCAAGATTTACTAACAACGaagccgaatatgaggctatgattgcaggtctggaaTTGGCCAAAGGCCTAAGAGCTAAAGTCGTCGAAGCAAGATGTGATTCCCACTTGGTAGTAAATCAGGTAAATGGGAGCTTCAAGGTCCAAGAAGACAGGATGCAAAGATACCTGGACAAAATTCAAGTCACATTGCagcgtttcaaagaatggactctgATCCACATACTTCAAGAGTAG